In Micromonospora ferruginea, the sequence TAGAGCACCGCCTGCGCCGGCGGAAAGAACGCGAACGCCGCGTCGGTGGCGCTCCAGAGCAGGCCCCAGGCCCAGAAGACGACGCCGAAGGTGACGGCGATGACCGAGGCGACGACGATGTCGACGGTACGCCAGCGGTTGCTGTCGGTGTGGTTCATGGCGGACTCCCAGTTCGTGGTGAGGAACCAGGAGAAGACGCACGCCGCGCCCGGAAACGCCCGGACGGCGGCGCGGCTGGAGGTCGACCGAACTCCCTGCGCTGGCATTACCCAGATCAGGTTCGAGGGTCTGCGGGCACCGGCCCGCACTCTCAGCGCTGTGCGCTCCCCTGTCGGATGTGAAGTTGTCTCGTCGCAGACGCTAGCACCGACGCCGGCCCCGGGCCCAGCAGGGCGTCTGTCGGCTACGGTGGCGATCATGCGGATCGAGGCGCGGGGCCTGACGTTCGACGTACGCACCGGCGGCCCGGAGGACGGCGAACCCGTCCTGCTGCTGCACGGCTTCCCGCAGCACGCCGGCGAGTGGGACGCGGTGACGCCCGCGCTGCACGCCGCCGGGCTGCGCACGTACGCGCTCGACCAGCGCGGCTACTCGCCCGGCGCGCGGCCGGACGCCGTCGAGGCGTACCGGATTCCGGAGCTGGTGGCCGACGCGGCGGCCGTGCTGGACGCGCTCGGGGTGACCACCGCCCACCTGGTCGGCCACGACTGGGGCGCGATCGTGGCCTGGGGGCTGGCGGCGGCGCACCCGCAGCGGGTGCGGACGCTGACCGCGGTGTCGGTGCCGCACCCGGCCGCGATGGGGCACGCGCTCGCCACCGACGCGCGGCAGAAGGCGAAGTCCGCCTACATGGCGCTGTTCCGGATGCCGGGCAAGGCCGAGAAGGTGCTGCTGGCGATGCGTGGGGCCGCGCTGCGCCGGCTGCTGCGCGGGGTCGGTGACGAGGCCACGGTGGCCCGCTACGCCGACCCGATGCGGGAGCCGGGCGCGCTCACCGCCGCGCTGAACTGGTATCGGGCGATGAGCGGGTCGGACATGAAGGCGGTCGGGCCGGTGGCGGTGCCGACCACGTACGTCTGGAGCGACAGGGACGTGGCGATCGGCCGGACCGCGGCCGAGGCGTGCGCGGCGCGCGTCACCGGTGACTACCGCTTCGTGGTGCTCCCCGGGGTCAGCCACTGGATTCCCGACGAGGCGCCCGGCCCGCTGGCCGAGGCGATCCTCGCCCGGACCGCAGGGACGGAGACGAGATGACGGTGAGTGCCGAGGCGTACCTGGAGACGGTGACGTCGACGATGCGGCGGGTGGCCGCCGAGCAGCGGGAGAACGTGGCCGCGGCGGCCGACCTGATCGCCGCGGCGGTCCGCGCCGACGCGGTGGTGCACGCGTTCGGCACCGGGCACTCCGAGGCGCTGGCCATGGAGATCGCCGGCCGGGCCGGCGGGCTGGTGCCCACCAACCGGATCGCGCTGCGCGACCTGGTCCTGGTCGGCGGCGACCCGGCCGACGTGCTCGGCCCGAAGCTGGAACGCGATCCGGCGGTGGCGCACCGCCTCTACGAGCTGGCCCCGGTCCGGCCGCCGGACGTGTTCGTGCTCGCCTCCAACTCTGGGGTGAACGGGGCGATGGTGGAGTTCGCGTCCGTCGTCAAGGAGCGCGGTCACGGCCTGGTGGCGATCACCTCGTCGCGGCACTCGGCGGGGATGACGTCGCGGCACCCGTCCGGTCGCAAGCTCGCCGACTTCGCCGACGTGGTGCTGGACAACGGCGCCCCGTACGGCGACGCCACGCTGCCGCTGCCCGGGGGCGGCGCGGTCGGCGCGGTCTCCTCGATCACCGCGGCGCTGCTGGCCCAGCAGATCACCGTCGAGGTGGTGTCCCGGCTGCTCGCGGCGGGGGAGCGGCCACCGGTCTACCTGTCCGCCAACATCACTGGCGGCGACGAGCACAACGCCGAGCTGGAGGCGCGGTACGCGGGGCGGATCCGGCGCGGATCCTGAGTCGGTTTCGTGATCATCCGAATCGGGCAAAGGCGCTGCTGCCGGCGGGCGTTCACCCGCCGGCCGTGCCGTCTTCCCCGGAGGTTCACGAGTGTCCAAGGAATCCGAGAAGCAGCGGTGGCAGCGCAACTTCGCCGACCTGCTCCAGGAGCTTCGCGTCGCGCAGACCGGCGTGCAGATCCTCTTCGCGTTCTTGCTGACGCTGCCGTTCAGCAACGGGTTCACCCGGACCACGGAGTTCCAGCGTGACGTCTACATCGTGGCGCTGCTGGCGGCCGCCGCGTCCGCCGCGATGATCATCTCGCCGGTGGCGTTCCACCGGGCGCTGTTCCGCCAGGGCCGCAAGCCGGAACTGGTCCGCTTCGCCCACCGGATGGCCACCGGCGGCCTGTTCTTCATGCTGATCGCGATGGTCAGCGCGGTCCTGCTGGTCAGCGACTTCGTGCTGGACCGGCCGATCGCGTTCCTGCTCAGCGCGGTCACCGGCGTCTGGTTCCTGCTCTTCTGGGCCATCCTGCCGTTCGCCCGGCGCAACTGGGGCGAGGACGACGTCGACGACGATGACGACGACCCGGCGACGCTCACCGGCGACTGACGGTCCGCCAAATCGGGCGTGCACGCGACGCTACCCCTGGGTAACACCCGGGGGTAGCGTCGTTTTCGTCGCATCCGGACCGACCATCCAGGAGGCAGCCGTGACCACGACCCAGAACAATGCCGACGGGGTGGGGCCGCTACCCACCGAGGCGGGCCAGGTCTCGGAGAAGGAGGCCCGCCAGGTCGCCGAGGCGGCCCGCGAGTCGGCCTGGGACCGGCCCAGCTTCGGCAAGGAGCTGTTCCTCGGCCGGTTCCGGCTCGACCTGATCGACCCCTGGCCCCGGTCCGACCCGGCCGACGTGGCCCGCGCCGACGAGTTCCTCGGCGCGTTCGGGGCGTACCTGGGCAGCGAGGTGGACGGCGCGGCGATCGAGCGCGACGCGCGCATCCCGGACGAGGTGTTCCACGGGATGGCCCGGCTCGGCGCGTTCGGCATGAAGATCGACCGGAGGTACGGCGGCCTGGGGCTGAGCAACCTGCACTACTGCCGGGCGCTGATGCTCGCCGGTTCGGTGAGCCCGGCGATCGGCGCGCTGCTCTCCGCGCACCAGTCGATCGGCGTGCCGCAGCCGTTGAAGATGTTCGGCACGCCCGAGCAGAAGGACCGTTTCCTGCCCCGGCTGGCCGCCGGTGAGGTGTCCGCGTTCCTGCTCACCGAGCCGGACGTCGGCTCGGACCCGGCCCGGCTCGCCACCACCGCCGAGCCGACCGCCGACGGCGCCGGCTACCGGCTCAACGGGGTGAAGCTGTGGGCCACCAACGGCACGGTCGCCACCCTGCTGGTGGTGATGGCCCGGGTGCCCGCCGGCGAGGGGCGGCGCGGCGGGATCACCGCGTTCGTGGTGGAGGGCGACAGCGAGGGCATCACCGTGGAGCGGCGCAACTCCTTCGTCGGGCTGCGCGGCCTGGAGAACAGCCTCACCCGGTTCCACGACGTGTTCGTGCCCCGGGAGAACGTGATCGGCGGCGAGGGCAAGGGCCTGAAGATCGCGCTGACCACGCTGAACACCGGCCGGCTGTCGCTGCCGGCGATGTGCGTGGGCGCCGGCAAGTGGGCGCTCAACGTGGCCCGGGAGTGGGCCGGCGACCGGGTCCAGTGGGGCCGGCCGGTCGGCGAGCACGAGGCGGTGGCGAAGAAGCTGGCGTTCATCGCCGCCACCACGTACGGCATGGAGTCCATGCTGGACCTGTCCTGCCTGCTCGCCGACGACGACCGCAACGACATCCGGATCGAGGCGGCGCTGGTCAAGCTGTACGCCAGCGAGATGGCCTGGCGGATCGCCGACGAGCTGATCCAGATCCGGGGCGGGCGCGGCTACGAGACGGCCGACTCGCTCGAGGCCCGGGGCGAGCGCCCGGCCGCGGTCGAGCAGCTCCTGCGCGACCTGCGGATCAACCGCATCTTCGAGGGCTCCACCGAGATCATGCACCTGCTGATCGCCCGGGAGGCGGTCGACGCGCACCTGTCGGTGGCCGGCGACATCATCGACCCGGACGCCGGGCTGGGCCGCAAGGCGAAGGCGGGCGCCCGGGCCGGCGCGTTCTACGCGAAGTGGCTGCCCACCCTGGCGGTCGGCCGGGGGCAGGCGCCCGGGGCGTACCAGGAGTTCGGGCCGCTGGCCGGGCACCTGCGGCACGTCGAACGGACCTCCCGCAAGCTGGCCCGCTCGACCTTCTACGCGATGTCCCGCTGGCAGGGAAAGATGGAGCGCAAGCAGGCGTTCCTGGGCCGGGTGGTGGACATCGGCGCGGAGCTGTTCGCGATGTCCGCGGTCTGCGTCCGGGCCTACGCCGAGCTGGCCGAGCACCCGGAGAACGTCGAGCTGGCCGACCTGTTCTGCCGGCAGGCGCGGCTGCGCGTCGACGAGCTGTTCACCGGCCTGTGGTCGAACACCGACTCGGTCGACGTGGCCGCCGCGAAGCGGATCGTCGCCGGCCGGTACGCCTCGGTGGAGGCCGGCGTCCTCACGCCCCCCGCCGACCTCCCCTGGGTGGCCCCGTGGCAGCCCGGCCCCTCCACAGCCGACGACGTCCGCCGCCGGCTGTGAAAGGAGGGGCCCCTGCTTAACGCCTTCGGTAGAGGCGGGGGCCCCTCTTAACACCCGCTCAGCGGCGGGCGACCGCCCATGCGATCACCGCGGCGAGGATCAGGCCGTTCAGCGCGGCCAGCACCAGGTACGCCGACGGCGGGATCTTGCGGCCCTTGCGGACGAAACTCACCAGCACGCCCGCGTAACCCAGCAGCAGCACGGCGACGACGATCAGGAAGTACAGCACCGGCACACCCTACCGGCCGCCGCGCAACCCCAGTCTGCGCAGCTCCAGCGCGGCGAGCGCGTCGACGGTGGCGTCGTCGCCGCGCCGCCACGCCTCGGCCACGTCCGGCGCGATCCGGCTGAGCTTCGACAGCGGCTGACCGGCCAGCGCGCGCAGCGCCAGCAGGTCCCGGCCGGCCGGCGCGGTGGCCATCGCCTTCGCCGCGCCGGCCCGGCGCATCCAGCGCACCCGCAGCGGCAGCCAGCCGAACAGCACCAGACCGAGCGGGAACACCAGCACCGCGACGGCCAGCGCGAGGGCCAACTGGCCGACCAGCTCCTGCTGGTCCCGGCCCGCCTCGGCCATCGCCCGCGCGGCGTCGGCGGCGCGGGTGAAGGGGGCGGTCAGCTCGTCGCCGACCAGCGGCACCCGGCCCACCTTGCCGCCGGCTTCGGCCAGGTTGTCGGCCAGCCCGCCGCCCGCACCCTCGAGCTTCTGCCCGGGTACGGCGAGCTTCTCCACCAGGTCGTGCAGCCAGAGCGCGAAGCGGATCGCCGCGTACACCCAGACGACCACGAGGAGGTCGGTCAGGAGCTGGCGGAGGGCGGTCGGAAAACGGTCGGCGTAGATCTTCACGCCGGACAGCCTGCCACGGCTCCGCCGCGCCGGCACCGGTCGGTTTTACCGGCCGGCGCAGGCCGGACAGGTCCCGAAGATCTCCAGGGTGTGGCTGACCTCGGTGAAGCCGTGCTCGGCGGAGATCCGGTCCGCCCACTTCTCCACCGCCGGGCCGGCCACCTCGACGGTCCGGCCGCAGCCCCGGCACACCAGGTGGTGGTGATGACCGCCGCTGCACCGCCGGTAGAGGTGCTCGCCGCCCGGCGGGCGCATCACGTCGATCTCGTCGGCGTCGGCCAGCGCCTGCAACGTCCGGTAGACGGTGGTCAGCCCGATCCGGTCGCCCCGGCGGCGCAGCATGGCGTGCAGGTCCTGGGCGCTGTGGAAGCCCTCGACCTCGTCGAGCAGGGCGCTGACCGCGCTGCGCTGCCGGGTGGTGCGGGGCGCGCCGGTGGTCATGACGGTCCCTCCCCGGCGTGGCTGACCGCGTCCGCGACGATGTGCGCGACGTGCTCGTCGACCAGGGCGTACGCGATCTCCCGACCGCGCCGGGAGCCACGCACCACGCCGGCCCCGCGCAGCACCCGCAGGTGCTGGGAGACCAGCGGCTGCGGCGCGCCGAGCGTCTCGACCAGCTCGTGCACGCAGCGCTCGCCCTCGGCCAGCTCGCTGACGATGGCGAGCCGGATCGGGGCCGAGAGGGCGCGCAGCAGCTCACCCGCGCCGTCGAAGGCGTCGTACCCGTTGGTGCCGGTCACCTCGTAACGATAACCACTGCCGGTTGGACCGGCCTCATCCGAGCACCACCTCGTGCTCGGCCGGCTCGGTCGCGGGCGCCGCCGGCCGGCCGCGTCGCCGCAGCGACCGCACGCCGGCCGCCAGCAACGCCACCGCCAGGAACGAGCCGATCGCCACCAGCACCACCGAGGCGCCGGGCGCGGTGTCGGCGGTGGCCGCCACCCAGACCCCGGCGCCGGCCGCGAACAGGCCCAGCGCCATCGCCGCGGTCATGGTCGACCGGAAGCCGCGCGTCACCTGCTGGGCGGTGGCCACCGGCACCACCATCAGCGCGCTGATCAGCAGCACCCCGACCGCCCGCATGGCGATCGTCACGGTCACCGCGGTGCCGACCGCGATGAGCAGGTTCAGCGCCCGCACCGGCAGGCCGGAGACCCGTGCGTACTCCTCGTCGTGGCAGACCGCGAACAGCGCCGGACGCAGCACCAGCATGGTCACCAGCAGCACCGCGCCGAGCACGCCGATGGTGACCAGATCGCCCGGCGACGTCGTGGTCAGCGACCCGAAGAGGTACGCGTTGAGCGACCCGCTGCTGGCGTCGGAGAGCCCGACCAGCATCACGCCGCCGGCGATGCCGCCGTAGAAGAGCAGCGCCAGAGCGAGGTCCCCGGAGGTGCGCCCGTACGCGCGGACCAGCTCGATGACGACCGCGCCGAGCGTGGCGGCGAGCACCGCCACCAGCACCGGGGAACGGTTGAGCAGCAGCCCGGCGCCGACGCCGGTGAGTGCCACGTGGCCGATCCCGTCGCCGATCAGCGCCAGCCGGCGCTGCACCAGGTAGATGCCGAGCGCCGGCGCGGCCAGCCCGATGACCAGCGCGCCGACCAGCGCGCGGAGCATGAAGTCGTACTGGAAGAGGTCCATCTCAGATGCCCGTCCAGAGCCCGGCGGGCTCCTCGTCGCAGTGCGGGTGCACGTGTTCGTGGTCCGGGTCGGCGTGGTGGCCGGCCGGCTCGGGCACCGCCCCGTCGTGGGCGATCCCGCCCTGGTGCACCACCACGGCCCGGCTGATCAGCGGGCGCAGCGGCCCCAACTCGTGGGCGACCAGCAGCACCGTGCCGCCGCCGTCGCGGAACGCGCGCAGCGCCCCGGCGAACGCCTCCTGGCTGGCCGCGTCCACCCCGGCGGTCGGCTCGTCGAGCACCAGCAGCTCCGGCCCACCGGCCAGCGCCCGGGCGATCAGGACCCGTTGCTGCTGGCCGCCGGAGAGGGTGGCCACCGGATCGCCGGCCCGGTCGGCGAGCCCGACCGCGCCCAGCGCCTCGGCCACCGCCGTCCGGTCCGCCCGGCCGGCCGGTCGCAGCACGCCCCGGCGGGCCAGCCGCCCGGACGCCACCACCTCGGCCACCGTGGCGGGCACGCCGCCGCCGGCGCCGAGCCGCTGCGGGACGTACCCGATGCGGTGCCACTGCCGGAAGCGGCGCTGCGGCGTGCCGAACAGGGCGACCGAACCGGCGCCGAGCGGCACCAGACCGAGCGCGGCGCGGACCAGGGTCGACTTGCCGGAGCCGTTGGCGCCGAGCACGGCGACCACCTCGCCGGCGGTGAGCGTCAGCGAGATGTCCCGCAGCACCGGCCGGCCGTCGTAGCCGACGGTGGCGTGCGCGATCTCGATCACGGGTGAGGTCATGAGCAGTCCAGTGCGGTTCGCAGGGTCTGGAGGTTGGCGCGCATCGCGGTGAGGTAGTCGCCCTCGGCCGGTGGGCCCTCGATCGGGTCCAGGACCGCGGTCCTCGCCCCGACCTCGCGGGCGATCGTCTCGGCGACCTTCGGGCTGACCAGCGTCTCGAAGAAGATCGTGCCGGCCCGGTGCTCGCGGGCCTCCTTCGCGACCTCGGCGAGCCGCTGCGGGGCGGGTTCGGACTCCGGGGTGAGCCCGGTGAGGCCGATCTGTTCCAGCTTGTAGCGCTCGGCCAGGTAGCCGAAGGCGGTGTGGCTGGTCACGATCTCCCGGCGCTGGCAGGTGCGCAGGCCGTCGGCGTACGCGGTGTCGAGCGTCGTCAGCTCGGCGCGCAACGCGCCGGCGCGGGCGGTGTAGTCGGCGGCGTGGTCCGGGTCGACCCGGCCGAGGCGTTCGGCGAGCCGGTCGCCCACCGTGGCCAGCCGGGTCGGGTCGAGCCAGAGGTGCGGGTCCTTGCCGCCGCCCTCCTCCTCGTGACCGGCCTCACCCTCGTGCTCGTGGCCGCCGGCGGCGGCGTCGAGCAGCGGGGCCACGCCGGCCACGTCGAACGCGCGGTCGCCGCCGTTCTGCTCGACCGCCTCGTCCACGGCCGGCTGGAAGCCGGTCAGGTAGACGATCACCTCGGCGTCGACCACCTGCCCGACCTGGCGGGGGTTCAGCTCCAGGTCGTGCGGCTCCGCGCCCGGCTTGGTGAGGTTGCCGACCACGACCCGGTCCCCGCCGATGCGCTCGGCGAGGAACTGGAGCGGGTAGAACGCGGCCACCACGTCGACCCGGTCCGGGTCGCTGCCCCCGCCGCCGCCGTCCGAGCAGGCGGCGGCGCCGCCCAGGGTGAGCAGGGCGGCGGTGGCGGCGGCCAGGGCGCGGGGAGTGGCGCGAACGGTCATGGGACCAACTGTCCGCGACAACGAAAATTATTGTCAAAAACGCATGCTTGCATGTCAGCGCAGGTCAGCTCGCCTCGGCGTGGCCCGGCGCGGCTCAGCCGACCATCAGCTTGGCCAGCGCCACCGCGATCAGCAGGGTGAGCATCAGCAGCCGGAGCACCCGGGTCGCCGGGGCCTGCACCGGCCAGGTCACCGTCATCAACCAGACCAGCCCGGCGGCCAGCACCAGCAGCAGGACGCCGCCGGCCGGGCCGGGCGCGAAGAGGCCGACCAGCACCAGCACCAGCGCGGCGAGGAACACCGTCGTCGGGTTGAGCCGGGCCAACCGGGACAGCACGGGACTCTGCGTACGCTGCATGCCACAAACTCTACGAGGAGGAACGCCGTGCTGGTCACCAACCGGTTCGTGGTGGACGCCGAAACGGCTGACGAGTTCACCCGGGAGGCGCACGCGGCGCTGGCCGCGCTCGCCGCCCGCCCCGGCTACCTGCGCGGCGAACTGCTGCGGGCGCTCGACGACCCGGCCCACTGGTGCCTGCTCACCGAGTGGGAGTCGGTCGGGGCCTACCGGCGGGCGCTGGGCGGCTTCGACGTCAAGGTCACCGCCGTGCCGCTGCTCGCCCGATCGGTGGACGAGCCGTCGGCGTACGAGACGCTCGCCAACGCCGCCCCGCAGGGCGAGATCGTCGTCGCCGCCAGCGATCGCGCCGCAGGTCCGTACCGCTGAGTCCCGGGGCACTACCCTGGCGCGTATGACCGCTCCCGGACCGGCCGCGCCACCCCCGTCACCCGTGCCGCCCGGCGCGCCGCCGGCGGACCCGGGCGTCCCCGCGCCGCCGGCCGGTCCCGGCGTCGCGCCGCCGTTCGCCGCCCCGCCCACCGAGGGCGGCCGGCGCCGGCTCTGGCTCGCCCTCGGCGTCGGCGCGCTGGCCGTGCTGCTCTGCTGCGGCGGGGGCGGCGCGGCGATCGTCGGCCTGGCCGTGAGCAACGTGCAGGCGGTCGGCGAGCAGGGCCGGGCGGTCACCGACGACTACTACCAGGCGCTCGTCGCCCGGGAGTGGTCCAAGGCCTACGACCGGCTCTGCGACGACGCCCGGCGGCGCGAGTCCCGCCCGGAGTTCACCCAGCGGGTGGCCACCGAGCCGCAGATCTCCGGCTACCGGGTGGGCCAGGTCGACACCGCCACGCTGACCGTGCCGGTGGACGTCACGCTGGCCGGCGGGCGGCGGGAGGCGCAGACCGTCACGCTCGCCCCCGACCGGCAGACCGGCGGCATGGAGGTCTGCGGGGTGAGCTGACCCGACCCCGGTATTCTGCTGGGCTCGGGGCCGAGGCGGTCGTACCGTTGTCCCGAACAGCCCGGAACATCCATCTCAACCGCGCCGACCGCCAGCCGGCGTAGGAGGAAACATGCCAGCCGACCGTATCGACGCCGTCGTCAGCCTCGCCAAGCGCCGGGGCTTCGTCTTCCCCTCCAGCGAGATCTACGGGGGCACCCGGTCGGCGTGGGACTACGGTCCGCTCGGCGTCGAGCTGAAGGAGAACGTCCGCCGGCAGTGGTGGCGGACCATGGTCCAGCAGCGTGACGACGTCGTCGGCCTCGACTCCGCGGTCATCCTGGCCCGCAAGGTCTGGGAGGCCAGCGGCCACATCGCCGAGTTCGTCGACCCGCTGACCGAGTGCCAGTCCTGCCACAAGCGGTTCCGCGCCGACCACCTGGAAGAGGCGTACGAGGCCAAGCACGGCAAGCCGCTGACCTCGCTGACCGAGCTGAACTGCCCCAACTGCGGCAACAAGGGCACCTTCACCGAGCCGAAGATGTTCAACGGCCTGATGAAGACCTACCTGGGCCCGGTGGAGAGCGACGAGGGCCTGCACTACCTGCGCCCGGAGACCGCCCAGGGCATCTTCGTCAACTACAAGAACGTGGAGACGGTCGCCCGCAAGAAGCCGCCGTTCGGCATCGCGCAGACCGGCAAGTCGTTCCGCAATGAGATCACCCCGGGCAACTTCATCTTCCGGACCCGCGAGTTCGAGCAGATGGAGATGGAGTTCTTCGTCGAGCCGGGCACCGACGAGCAGTGGCACGAATACTGGCTCTCCGAGCGCTGGAACTGGTATCTCGACCTGGGCCTGTCCGAGGAGAACCTGCGCTTCTACGAGCACCCCAAGGAGAAGCTCTCCCACTACTCGAAGCGCACCGTCGACATCGAGTACAAGTTCCGGTTCGGCGGCACCGAGTTCGCCGAGCTGGAGGGCATCGCCAACCGCACCGACTTCGACCTGTCCACGCACAGCAAGCACTCCGGCGTCGACCTGTCGTACTTCGACCAGGGCAAGGGCGAGCGCTGGATGCCGTACGTGATCGAGCCGGCCGCCGGCCTCACCCGCGCGGTGCTCGCGTTCCTGCTGGAGGCGTACGACGAGGACGAGGCGCCGAACACCAAGGGCGGCGTGGACAAGCGCACCGTGATGCGCTTCGACCCGCGGCTGGCCCCGGTCAAGGTGGCGGTGCTGCCGCTGTCCCGCAACGAGGCGCTCTCGCCCAAGGCCAAGCAGCTCGCCACCGACCTGCGCAAGCGCTGGGTGGTCGAGTTCGACGACTCGCAGGCCATCGGTCGCCGCTACCGCCGGCAGGACGAGATCGGCACGCCGTTCTGCGTCACGGTCGACTTCGACACGCTCGACGACAACGCGGTGACCGTGCGGAACCGGGACACCATGGCCCAGGAGCGCGTCGCCCTGGACCAGGTCGAGCGCTACCTGATCGAGCGCCTCCCCGGCTGCTGAGGGTGTAAGGCGGGGGCCCTTCTTAACGTTTTCGGTAGAGGAGGGGCCCCCGCTTAACACCCCGCCACCGGGGCGGCATGGACCGCGACGGTGGCGCCGAGACCCCGGCGGGAAGCGTGCGCCTGCTCCACTGTTCGGCGTACGCGCTGAGGCTCGCGCCGGATCTGCGCCGGGGTGAAGTGCAGGATCATCACCCCGAGCCGGCTCAGCTCGTTGTGGCGGTCGAGCGTGCGCGCCCACCCATCCGGGCTGAAGTGGTATTCCCGCGAGTCGACCTCCAGCGCCAGCGCCGACTCGGCAAGGTACCCGTCGGGCGTCGGCAGCGTGTGCCCCTCATCGGTGGTCAATCGGGGGTTCCAGATGATCGCCGGGAGCAGCCGGCTCCCGGCGAGGCAATCCCGCAACTCGGCCTCCGGCGCGGAGCGGGTGCCGGCCGTCACCTCGTGGAACGCCTTCCGGATCAGCGCCGTACGGCTGCGCCTCGCGCGGATGATCTCCTCGTCCAGGGCGGCCAGGTCGGTGAAACTCCGTTGGACGGCCTCGGCCACGATCGCCCGTACCGTCCGCAGGTCGCTCAGGTCCCGGGCGGCGTCCACGACGGCCCGCGCGGGCGAGCAGACCGGGTAGTGGGCGGTCGTCCGCGCCTTCGAGTCGAGCGACAGGGCCCGGGACACCAGCACGTGACCGGTCGACTTGCGGCTCGTCGAGTGCGGGACGAGCAGGTGTACGTCGGTGGTCCGCGGACTGTATCGGAAGCCGTACCAGGTGAGCGCGGACAGCCCGGTCAGTTGGGCGCTGCGGCCGGCGTACAGGGCGGCGGAGATCCGTCGCTGCTCGTCGGTCAGCACGCCGGTCACCAGGGCGTACGTCGCCGGCAG encodes:
- a CDS encoding glycine--tRNA ligase, with protein sequence MPADRIDAVVSLAKRRGFVFPSSEIYGGTRSAWDYGPLGVELKENVRRQWWRTMVQQRDDVVGLDSAVILARKVWEASGHIAEFVDPLTECQSCHKRFRADHLEEAYEAKHGKPLTSLTELNCPNCGNKGTFTEPKMFNGLMKTYLGPVESDEGLHYLRPETAQGIFVNYKNVETVARKKPPFGIAQTGKSFRNEITPGNFIFRTREFEQMEMEFFVEPGTDEQWHEYWLSERWNWYLDLGLSEENLRFYEHPKEKLSHYSKRTVDIEYKFRFGGTEFAELEGIANRTDFDLSTHSKHSGVDLSYFDQGKGERWMPYVIEPAAGLTRAVLAFLLEAYDEDEAPNTKGGVDKRTVMRFDPRLAPVKVAVLPLSRNEALSPKAKQLATDLRKRWVVEFDDSQAIGRRYRRQDEIGTPFCVTVDFDTLDDNAVTVRNRDTMAQERVALDQVERYLIERLPGC
- a CDS encoding type IV toxin-antitoxin system AbiEi family antitoxin domain-containing protein — translated: MVDHPPRLAEVAHRQQDLVTRAQLLEAGYDDMFIYRQTRRGRWQRVLPATYALVTGVLTDEQRRISAALYAGRSAQLTGLSALTWYGFRYSPRTTDVHLLVPHSTSRKSTGHVLVSRALSLDSKARTTAHYPVCSPARAVVDAARDLSDLRTVRAIVAEAVQRSFTDLAALDEEIIRARRSRTALIRKAFHEVTAGTRSAPEAELRDCLAGSRLLPAIIWNPRLTTDEGHTLPTPDGYLAESALALEVDSREYHFSPDGWARTLDRHNELSRLGVMILHFTPAQIRREPQRVRRTVEQAHASRRGLGATVAVHAAPVAGC